The DNA region ACGAAAGTGACAATCGTCAGCTCATCGCAATATTGACGGAATTTCTGAAAGCCAACACTCCATTATCTGGATCAGTTCTGATGGTTATGAGCTCCCTTGTTGGAGATGGAGTCAACGAAAGGCAGCAAGTATGGAATATTTTGGATTCctggattttttccaagcaCTCAAAGCTAAGACAATCAAGTGCGGTGTTGAAGGATGTTTTCTTGTCATCACTAAAATCCCCACCCGAAGTTATTGGGTTTTCTACTTTGGttctcaagctgctgcaaccTATGAAGACGCAAGACGAGATTTTTGATCCGATTGAAATTCCCTTTCCTTTGGACTTGGGCTCAAATTACAGAAGTCAGGGTATTTGGCCTTATGTGGAGTTTCTTACTACCGAGATCTTTGTGGAGCTTacaaacaaaaaatacgCTGAGGATTACTCAACTCCATTGCAACTAACTATCCTCTCTCTATGGGAAACGTGCCTGGCTCAACTAGATCCGGAAATGATTATGGATGCATCTGCTTGCAATTTGAAAGATTTGGATAATATCACTGCGTGCAAGAACATCATTCAGTACTTACAATCTCACCCAGGAACTGCAGTTTTGACATTCCTTTATCGGATGCCTGTCCACAATGCTTTATTCACAATTGCTAACCTCGGAATTGACACACTGAACGAAATTGAGCCGGAATCAAAAGAAACAAAGTTGGTTTTGAAAGCACTCAATGTTATAGAGCTGCTTTTGGATCGTGAGAGTTTTTATACGGACGAGCTACTACCTATCCTAACCCTTCCTGACAATCCATTCTATATCCCATCCGCAATTAGTACTGGGGGGCTTCAGTCGTTTGTTGAGGCACTGCTTCTGAATTTGCCATTGCTTGCCAACATTGCGCTGTATGTTGGTCTTTCTGATTCGGAAATTCCCAAGGTAGCGTTGTCGATTCTCAAAAAGGTTACTTTATACTCCTCATCTAAAGGGATCGCTGAACTGTCACTAGGTTCGAGATTGCTCAGAAAAGATAAGGTGCTCACAATGCTTgagacgatcgacgagtctACCAGGATCAGATACTCTTTTatcgagcagcttgaagCACCAATTGCTGAACCTCAATCAGTTACATTAAAGATTGAAGTGCTCCAGTTCTTGAACCAAAATCTTCCAAGCACCTCCGGTATAGCGACTGCCTCTCATTTTTTGTTGGGATTAGACACTAGATCAATGACAATCGGtgagaaaaacgagcttGGATATATTGCTTCAGAAAAGTCCTTGCTGAAATCCATAGTCACACTCTTGAGATCGATTCTACAGGAATTTAGAAAAGTCACAGACATCGAATATATTCCCGTGAGAATCTGTGCTCTTTGCCTCGAAATAATTTACAAGCTTGTGAAATCTCTCCAGAGCCCTTACGAGCTtttgaactttttgagGAACGTTGAAGATTCTAATCTGTTCGTTGATTTGTTGACCACCACCAAAAAAATAGGGCTTGATACGTTTTGGAATGGAAGAACATTTGATTCAACAATCAGTTCCAAAAACCTTTTTGTGACTCAAGGTGGTGGTATGTGTGCACTTATTGCCTTCACAATGTACCGCAGTCTGATTCTTCAGCTGGTTGCGTTGGAGCTCAGACACACGTCTCTTTACGGTTCGTACTCTTTGACCCGTAAATACGTGAACCTATTGATAGACTCAAAGAATTACGGCACGGGCTCACCCCGGTTGTTTGAATTTTTAGATGTTCTAGAATTCAAACCAAAAAATATGATCGAAAGAGCCAATGCCGCATTCgaaaaattcaattttGAATACATTCTGAAGAAGATAGCGATCAAGACATCATTCAGTCATGAAGAAATGAACAGCTTCGCGTACGATCTGTCTATTGTGGATAGGATCAGCGCCCTTGTGGGAAAAGAGTCTCAATCTTTAGGGTTATTATCATTGAAAGGCGAAAGTGAAAATCTTAAGTACTTTAAGGAGGAATTTCTTCAACTGAGGAAATTACTGATTGCATCAATTTCCTTTGACAACTTCAAATTTCACCAACTTCAATGTCTACATTCTTGGACCCTGCTTACTCAAATAATCCTGAATGATGGAGGACTGGAAAGAAATATTAGAATAAGCTTCATTTTCGAAGTGTTCGAGAACATTGTTCCCCAACTAATAGACTACCTGAACTTTGATGTGGCATATGCCCAAGACCTTATATCTTTGTGCGTCTGTTTATTCAGGATATATGAGGTCGACAAGGCAAACATCCAAATGTCTGAAAGTGATCGTgaaactgctgctttgCTCGATTCTACGCGACTTTTCCCGGTCTTCAAAACTTCAGCCATAGGAATCATGTCTCCTCAATCGACCCCCACAATAAGAGCCGATCTATATGTGCTTGCTAATAACTATCTGCAACAGAGCGCAGTCAACAAATCGGTGCTGACCGAAATTATGATTTTCATCAGATCTGCTGATCAGAAATTTATTGGATCAATTTGCAATGATTCCCTAACAGCAGAGGGCTCATGTAAGATTACAGCGTTGCTGCTTCTAGAGACACTCCTAAAAAGTTCGATATCCTTGCAAGGTTCGAAACTTAGAGGAAGCTTCCTAGTTGACAcaattctccaaaacaatTACCTGCTTTTGCAAGTGCAGCGTATCAAGTCGATGGATGAGATTGTTCTGGCATGTCTTTCTGATCGTCGTCCAAGGATGTCGATTGATTCCTTACTCTATGAGCTTACTACTCTCAAAACCCTTTTTTGTCTGCTCACAAGGATAGCTCAAACGGCGATCGGTGCTAAACAATTGTTGCAGTGTGATGTATTCAAGGCAATCACTGATTGCTCATTTTTAGCCGAGGACCCAGAAATCGGGCTCACGCTGCTTTTAGAAAGCACAGGGAATGAAGGGTTTGGCGAAAGGAAATCAATCGAAATCATTCTCTCCCTGGACTCGAGTCTTTCTCACAAAGACAATAAATTAGAAGGGGTTTCTCTTTACGATCTCTACATACCCATATTCCAGCTTGTGTGTTCGATGATCATATCCTTAGGCCCTCAAAATGAACGATGCATAAAGAAAGCTAAGCAATTAACCGTTCACTTTTCCAAGCTCATCACCGCgattctgaaaaaggaTCTCTCAGCGGGAAAGAAGGAAACTAAGGAGATTAGCGAACTTGACATGCCTGAGGGCTCTAGGTTAAGAGGACTGAACGATATGGTCAAATTGATAACTCTTTTGGACACCCTTGTCACATGAATGGGAACTACATAACTCCGACGCTCGTTAATAATTAAAATTTTGATTACCGAATTAATCTTGTTCGCGTTCTAAACAGTAATAAATAATCGCTGAAAGAATGGTTTCAACTATCCAAATCAAATCCAATGCTCTTCAAAGGCTTctgaaggacaagaaatTATACAAGGAAGAACTCAGGGAACACGAGGACACGGTGGCTGATTTGCAGGGAAAGCTGAAAATCGACGAGAGTAACGAGGAACTCCAATATACACTCAAAAATgccatcaaaatcaaggatGAGACTCAAAGACTAATACTCAACGTGAACGGTAAGGTAAGGGAAGTTTTGCAAGACCTGAAAGAGTATGTCGGCTCTCATCCCGGCGAGAGCTCGGACGCTATCAAAAAGCTAATCATTGAAGCTGACAAAGAGGCTAGGCTTTAACGATGTGCCATTGTTTCTACATACCCCCCCGTTCAAATTTGGAATTTACCTTAATGGAAGTAGTTCATGCTGATCATCTGCTAGTACTGCCAGGTCGCAGCTCTGTATTGTAATTACGTAATCTACAACGCGAACGCGTTCTCAATAAAATAAGTATATATTGAGAGTATTTTTCTGACGCATCCCTTGTGGTACTTTCACAAATTGTTTAGCTAGTTTTTGTTTATCCTTGCACTTTGGGAATTGTATTGAGAAGTGTAGTTGACAAAACTAGGATACAAGCCCCAATGACCAGTTCAGCGAAAGACGGAGCCT from Ogataea parapolymorpha DL-1 chromosome V, whole genome shotgun sequence includes:
- a CDS encoding Nucleoporin NUP192; its protein translation is MSYHWSTIPFASLYGAIQLNQLDIQLKLVPELQFDLQNLLLKPKRSDASRSRLEQGKLTFSDGIEYQLNETFVANANKLADELNLDELAAAELLYYACQNEQKYSGTSALDSAKAAYYTRRQYILQIVTYYLCKSSSEGLKTAFLSKLSYDTILSCYQCIEQELDDIKQLVDRSRLMGNLSDPSLFKPIIYRRDSLFEEHQLLGELYFAKVSLSRMQPTEFDKIFNHFTSFSTNDILVISYLPGTMKQVSELERYSDEEVKNMHRKLTGLTQESHKLAENPIKAFLVLVFLINFIPWCKSESSRTKQFDFTSSVENPIKLLISIGALEQFLSLATEISKPECCTDPRADLMYDFRLFLQQHIPKLSPFRFLDVDTDATNQLKRAIQQQRLNGNLTADETEAEIIYIPTKVYSFEAHFSDFCSSVFSEFVHSFVKNAAFVLTHLRDMEEDLLLLSDSLELEVLSKNADLERFYLAVYYLYRSRPQLSAQFWEDSSSNLYGFLQWASRCNSPLIVSTFCCLLSALSNSNENAINAFNFLQLTNTSTQELSLKTPVGGSASISNRFSCVSWSSIFSSLAFYNKQLSSKLPITLSDHSYSLHQSTDIEKNVIVQLGEDSLIFLSGFLQLISDIARNSDRARAELYESDNRQLIAILTEFLKANTPLSGSVLMVMSSLVGDGVNERQQVWNILDSWIFSKHSKLRQSSAVLKDVFLSSLKSPPEVIGFSTLVLKLLQPMKTQDEIFDPIEIPFPLDLGSNYRSQGIWPYVEFLTTEIFVELTNKKYAEDYSTPLQLTILSLWETCLAQLDPEMIMDASACNLKDLDNITACKNIIQYLQSHPGTAVLTFLYRMPVHNALFTIANLGIDTLNEIEPESKETKLVLKALNVIELLLDRESFYTDELLPILTLPDNPFYIPSAISTGGLQSFVEALLLNLPLLANIALYVGLSDSEIPKVALSILKKVTLYSSSKGIAELSLGSRLLRKDKVLTMLETIDESTRIRYSFIEQLEAPIAEPQSVTLKIEVLQFLNQNLPSTSGIATASHFLLGLDTRSMTIGEKNELGYIASEKSLLKSIVTLLRSILQEFRKVTDIEYIPVRICALCLEIIYKLVKSLQSPYELLNFLRNVEDSNLFVDLLTTTKKIGLDTFWNGRTFDSTISSKNLFVTQGGGMCALIAFTMYRSLILQLVALELRHTSLYGSYSLTRKYVNLLIDSKNYGTGSPRLFEFLDVLEFKPKNMIERANAAFEKFNFEYILKKIAIKTSFSHEEMNSFAYDLSIVDRISALVGKESQSLGLLSLKGESENLKYFKEEFLQLRKLLIASISFDNFKFHQLQCLHSWTLLTQIILNDGGLERNIRISFIFEVFENIVPQLIDYLNFDVAYAQDLISLCVCLFRIYEVDKANIQMSESDRETAALLDSTRLFPVFKTSAIGIMSPQSTPTIRADLYVLANNYLQQSAVNKSVLTEIMIFIRSADQKFIGSICNDSLTAEGSCKITALLLLETLLKSSISLQGSKLRGSFLVDTILQNNYLLLQVQRIKSMDEIVLACLSDRRPRMSIDSLLYELTTLKTLFCLLTRIAQTAIGAKQLLQCDVFKAITDCSFLAEDPEIGLTLLLESTGNEGFGERKSIEIILSLDSSLSHKDNKLEGVSLYDLYIPIFQLVCSMIISLGPQNERCIKKAKQLTVHFSKLITAILKKDLSAGKKETKEISELDMPEGSRLRGLNDMVKLITLLDTLVT